A DNA window from Halomonas zincidurans B6 contains the following coding sequences:
- the cydB gene encoding cytochrome d ubiquinol oxidase subunit II: protein MGHELFAVIWFCLIGFGLMLYVILDGYSLGIGILFAFVGEQRQRGIMMTTAQPFWDGNQTWLVLCAAGLYGAFPLVYATLFPALYIPVIVMLMALFFRGMTFEFRFETSTRRWFDSGFFVATTLAAFIQGMIVGSVIDGLQDDSGQYTTSFFGWFSPFGLLTGAALVIGYALLGAAWLIVKTDGALQARFLRLVRPLLLIFIVALVIVVIGTPLINAHVAERWFSLPSGLYLAAIGVVMLALAIGAILSAGRGHEKRLFAQIVGLFAMGCTGLAISLYPLLIPPDITIWKAASNRSSQFFLLIGYAIMIPIILSFTLYSYRVFAGKVRESED, encoded by the coding sequence ATGGGCCATGAACTTTTCGCAGTCATCTGGTTTTGTCTGATCGGCTTCGGACTGATGCTGTACGTGATCCTCGACGGCTACAGCCTGGGCATCGGCATCCTGTTTGCGTTCGTCGGCGAACAACGCCAGCGCGGCATCATGATGACCACCGCCCAACCCTTCTGGGATGGCAACCAGACCTGGCTGGTGCTCTGCGCCGCGGGGCTGTATGGCGCTTTCCCGCTGGTTTACGCGACGCTCTTTCCGGCCCTATACATTCCCGTGATCGTCATGCTGATGGCGCTGTTCTTTCGCGGCATGACGTTCGAGTTCCGCTTCGAAACCTCGACCCGGCGCTGGTTCGATAGCGGCTTCTTCGTCGCCACCACGCTCGCCGCCTTCATTCAGGGCATGATCGTCGGCAGCGTGATAGACGGTCTGCAGGACGACAGCGGCCAATACACCACCAGTTTCTTCGGCTGGTTTTCGCCCTTCGGCTTGCTTACCGGCGCCGCCCTGGTGATCGGCTATGCCCTGCTGGGCGCGGCCTGGCTGATCGTCAAGACCGACGGCGCGCTGCAGGCACGCTTTCTGCGCCTGGTCAGGCCGCTGCTGCTGATCTTCATCGTCGCGCTGGTGATCGTTGTGATCGGCACGCCGTTGATCAACGCGCACGTCGCCGAACGCTGGTTCAGCCTGCCCAGCGGGCTCTATCTGGCGGCCATCGGCGTTGTCATGCTGGCATTGGCGATCGGCGCCATCCTAAGCGCCGGCCGTGGGCATGAGAAGCGGCTGTTCGCACAGATTGTCGGCCTGTTCGCGATGGGCTGCACGGGGCTGGCCATCAGCCTCTACCCCTTGCTGATCCCGCCCGACATCACGATCTGGAAAGCGGCCTCGAACCGCTCGAGCCAGTTTTTCCTGCTGATCGGCTACGCCATCATGATTCCGATCATCCTCAGCTTTACCCTTTACAGTTACCGCGTCTTCGCCGGCAAG
- a CDS encoding cytochrome ubiquinol oxidase subunit I yields MLGLDSLDLARLQFATTVMYHIIFLALSIGLATYLAFVQAMWMKTGNPIYLGIFNYWKPHFAANYAAGVISGVIMAFEFGTNWSGFSSRAGGINGVLLTYEVVTAFFLEAGFFGIMMFGEGRVSPRVHFFATAMVALGAYISTFWILASNSWMQTPAGYAIENGQFVPENWWNVIFNPSMPYRFVHMSLAALIATAFVVAGIAAWHVHRNSRDAMARKMLSMALWMLTFTVPLQIVAGDQQGINTRDHQPVKVAAMEAYWENKPERGGMPMVVLAWPDSEAETNRLSLEIPRLSSLYLTRSLTGKIEGLTQWPRDERPNVPLVFFAFRLMVYLGFAMLGLVALSLWLRKRRTLYESRWFLKLIILATPIGVIAIEAGWVTTEAGRQPWIIYGLLRTAEGVSSFSPTTLWTSLVGLWSIYTLIFTTGAWLFFKLVSRPPMEKMPEEAADREGEQTQQPRRPFSRRDESERR; encoded by the coding sequence ATGCTGGGCCTAGACAGCCTCGACCTGGCTCGACTGCAATTCGCGACCACGGTGATGTACCACATCATCTTTCTCGCCTTGAGCATCGGGCTGGCGACCTACCTGGCCTTCGTCCAGGCCATGTGGATGAAGACCGGCAACCCCATCTACCTGGGCATCTTCAACTACTGGAAGCCGCATTTCGCCGCGAACTATGCCGCCGGGGTCATCTCGGGGGTGATCATGGCCTTCGAGTTCGGCACCAACTGGAGCGGCTTCTCGTCCCGGGCCGGTGGCATCAATGGCGTGTTGCTCACCTACGAGGTGGTCACCGCGTTTTTTCTCGAGGCCGGCTTCTTCGGCATCATGATGTTCGGCGAGGGCCGGGTCAGCCCACGGGTACATTTCTTCGCCACCGCCATGGTCGCGCTGGGCGCCTACATTTCCACCTTCTGGATACTCGCTTCCAACAGCTGGATGCAGACCCCGGCCGGCTACGCCATCGAGAACGGCCAGTTCGTGCCGGAAAACTGGTGGAACGTGATCTTCAACCCTTCGATGCCCTACCGCTTCGTGCACATGTCGCTGGCCGCGTTGATCGCCACGGCCTTCGTCGTGGCCGGCATCGCCGCCTGGCACGTGCATCGCAACAGCCGCGACGCCATGGCCCGCAAGATGCTGTCGATGGCGCTGTGGATGCTCACCTTCACGGTGCCGCTGCAGATCGTCGCCGGCGACCAGCAAGGGATCAATACCCGCGATCACCAGCCGGTCAAGGTCGCAGCCATGGAAGCCTACTGGGAGAACAAGCCCGAGCGCGGCGGCATGCCGATGGTGGTGTTGGCCTGGCCCGACAGCGAGGCCGAGACCAACCGGCTGTCACTGGAGATTCCGCGCCTGAGCAGTCTTTACCTGACGCGTTCGCTGACCGGCAAGATCGAGGGCCTGACCCAGTGGCCCCGGGACGAGCGGCCCAATGTGCCGCTGGTGTTCTTCGCCTTCCGGCTGATGGTCTACCTGGGCTTCGCCATGTTGGGCCTGGTCGCGCTATCGCTATGGCTGCGCAAGCGCCGAACGCTCTATGAATCGCGCTGGTTCCTGAAACTGATCATCCTGGCGACGCCGATCGGCGTCATCGCCATCGAGGCCGGCTGGGTCACCACCGAAGCCGGGCGTCAGCCATGGATCATCTACGGCCTGCTGCGTACCGCCGAAGGCGTCTCGTCGTTCAGTCCCACCACCCTGTGGACCAGCCTGGTGGGGCTATGGAGCATCTACACGTTGATCTTCACGACCGGCGCCTGGCTGTTCTTCAAGCTGGTAAGCAGGCCGCCCATGGAAAAGATGCCCGAGGAAGCGGCCGACCGGGAAGGCGAGCAGACGCAACAACCTCGCCGCCCCTTCAGCCGGCGTGACGAATCGGAACGTCGATAA